Proteins from a single region of Stutzerimonas stutzeri:
- a CDS encoding YkgJ family cysteine cluster protein produces the protein MDCRPGCGACCIAPSISSPIPGMPHGKRAGERCAQLSADFLCLLFGDPRRPVVCSAFSADPVCCGETREDAIRLLGWLEQATA, from the coding sequence ATGGATTGTCGCCCCGGTTGCGGTGCCTGCTGCATCGCGCCTTCCATCAGCTCACCTATTCCCGGTATGCCGCACGGTAAACGCGCCGGGGAGCGCTGTGCTCAGCTAAGCGCTGACTTTCTCTGTTTGCTGTTCGGTGATCCGCGGCGGCCGGTTGTCTGCTCGGCTTTTTCGGCGGACCCTGTTTGCTGTGGTGAAACTAGGGAGGATGCGATTCGATTGTTGGGTTGGCTGGAGCAAGCGACTGCGTAG
- the sdhD gene encoding succinate dehydrogenase, hydrophobic membrane anchor protein, protein MVTNVTNFSRSGLYDWMAQRVSAVVLAAYFLFLLGYLIANPGLEYAQWHELFSANWMRIFSLLALVALSVHAWVGMWTISTDYLTNMAIGKWATGVRFLFQTVCGIAMFIFFVWGVQILWGI, encoded by the coding sequence ATGGTAACTAATGTCACCAACTTTTCGCGCTCGGGTCTGTATGACTGGATGGCGCAGCGCGTTTCTGCGGTAGTTCTTGCGGCTTATTTTCTGTTCCTGCTTGGGTACCTGATTGCGAACCCGGGTCTGGAGTACGCCCAGTGGCACGAGCTGTTCTCGGCTAACTGGATGCGTATCTTCAGCCTGTTGGCTCTGGTCGCCTTGAGTGTGCACGCGTGGGTAGGCATGTGGACGATTTCCACCGACTACCTGACCAACATGGCGATCGGTAAGTGGGCTACCGGCGTTCGTTTTCTGTTCCAGACGGTGTGTGGCATTGCCATGTTCATCTTCTTCGTCTGGGGCGTGCAGATTCTTTGGGGTATCTGA
- the sdhC gene encoding succinate dehydrogenase, cytochrome b556 subunit — protein sequence MKSQRPVNLDLRTIKLPITAYTSILHRVSGVILFVGIALLLLALDTSLSSPEGFEDVRAYLSSPLAKLVSWALLSALLYHLVAGARHLIMDTGHGETLEGGKLGAKIVIAVSVVLIVLAGMWIW from the coding sequence GTGAAAAGCCAACGACCTGTAAACCTAGATCTTAGGACAATAAAACTTCCCATCACCGCTTACACGTCGATTCTCCACCGTGTATCCGGTGTCATCCTGTTCGTCGGTATCGCCTTGTTGCTGCTTGCGCTCGATACCTCGCTGTCTTCGCCAGAAGGTTTCGAGGATGTTCGTGCTTATTTGAGCAGTCCCCTGGCTAAGCTGGTGAGCTGGGCGTTGCTGTCCGCACTGCTGTATCACCTGGTGGCGGGCGCTCGTCACCTGATCATGGACACTGGCCATGGCGAGACGCTGGAAGGCGGCAAGCTGGGCGCGAAAATCGTAATCGCCGTTTCGGTGGTGCTGATCGTTCTGGCGGGGATGTGGATATGGTAA
- a CDS encoding flagellin codes for MALTVNTNIASLNTQRNLSNSSNALQTSMQRLSTGSRINSAKDDAAGLQISNRLTSQINGLGVAVRNANDGISLAQTAEGALQQSTNILQRMRDLSLQSANGSNNKDDRESIQKEVSQLKQELNRISDTTTFGGQKLLNGTFGSKEFQVGSNANETIKVKLDRMDTTNLSGVVKSRATGTLVSTVPIVTGATPTVAADTTFNIAIGGGDAKGINIASGASASDIKSAIDKAGIDGLEVTESSGTLTLTVTKGIDDGATTANIALTGTGAATIFGTALSATGTKAADAEKTVDNIDVSDAGGAQEAIQIIDGAIKQIDFQRSDLGAVQNRFDNTIANLQSISENVSAARGRIQDTDFAAETANLSKNQILQQAGTAILAQAKQLPQAVLSLLQ; via the coding sequence ATGGCTCTTACTGTCAATACCAACATTGCTTCGCTGAATACTCAGCGCAACCTCAGCAATTCTTCCAATGCGCTGCAAACTTCCATGCAGCGTCTTTCTACTGGTAGCCGCATCAATAGCGCCAAGGATGACGCTGCCGGCCTGCAGATTTCCAACCGCCTGACCAGTCAGATCAATGGTCTCGGTGTTGCGGTACGAAACGCCAACGATGGTATCTCCTTGGCACAGACTGCAGAAGGTGCGCTCCAGCAGTCCACTAATATCCTTCAGCGTATGCGCGATTTGTCGCTGCAGTCAGCAAATGGCAGCAATAATAAAGATGATCGTGAGTCTATCCAAAAAGAAGTGTCGCAGCTGAAGCAAGAGCTAAACCGCATTAGCGACACTACAACTTTTGGAGGCCAGAAACTGTTAAATGGAACATTTGGTAGTAAAGAGTTTCAAGTGGGTTCCAATGCTAACGAAACCATCAAAGTTAAACTTGATCGGATGGATACAACGAACCTGAGTGGTGTCGTGAAGTCTCGCGCTACTGGTACGCTTGTCAGCACTGTTCCGATAGTCACTGGAGCAACTCCTACCGTTGCAGCCGATACTACATTTAACATTGCAATTGGTGGTGGCGATGCAAAGGGGATTAACATTGCAAGTGGAGCCTCCGCTAGCGATATAAAATCGGCGATAGATAAAGCTGGTATCGATGGGCTTGAGGTAACTGAATCATCAGGGACTTTGACGCTGACGGTGACAAAAGGCATAGATGACGGCGCTACCACTGCTAATATCGCACTAACCGGGACTGGTGCTGCAACTATATTTGGCACTGCGCTCAGTGCGACGGGCACTAAGGCTGCTGATGCTGAAAAGACTGTTGATAATATTGATGTCAGCGATGCTGGCGGTGCGCAAGAAGCGATTCAGATTATCGATGGGGCAATCAAGCAAATCGATTTTCAGCGGTCCGATCTTGGTGCTGTTCAGAACCGCTTCGATAATACTATCGCAAACTTGCAAAGTATTAGCGAAAACGTTTCAGCTGCTCGCGGCCGTATCCAAGACACCGACTTCGCCGCCGAAACCGCCAACCTGAGCAAGAACCAGATCCTGCAACAGGCAGGTACCGCAATTCTGGCCCAGGCCAAGCAGCTGCCGCAGGCAGTCCTCAGCCTGCTCCAATAA
- the sdhA gene encoding succinate dehydrogenase flavoprotein subunit, producing MANIRTLSFDAIIVGGGGAGMRAALQLAQGGHKTAVVTKVFPTRSHTVSAQGGITCAIASADPNDDWRWHMYDTVKGSDYIGDQDAIEYMCSVGPEAVFELEHMGLPFSRTEQGRIYQRPFGGQSKDFGKGGQAARTCAAADRTGHALLHTLYQGNLKNNTVFLNEWYAVDLVKNQDGAVVGVIAICIETGETVYIRSKATVLATGGAGRIYASTTNALINTGDGVGMALRAGVPVQDIEMWQFHPTGIAGAGVLVTEGCRGEGGYLINKHGERFMERYAPNAKDLAGRDVVARSMVKEILAGNGCGPDGDHVMLKLDHLGEEVLHSRLPGICELSKTFAHVDPVTAPVPVVPTCHYMMGGIATNIHGQAITQDANGNDTIIDGLFAVGEVACVSVHGANRLGGNSLLDLVVFGRAAGLHLEKALKEGVEHRGASETDLDVALSRLAGLNERTTGEDVAPLRKELQSCMQNYFGVFRTGEYMQKGIAQLQDLRQRIANVKISDKSQAFNTARIEALELQNLLEVAEATAIAAENRKESRGAHAREDFEERDDENWLCHTLYFPGDKRVTKRAVNFAPKTVPAFEPKVRTY from the coding sequence ATGGCTAATATTCGTACGCTTTCCTTCGATGCCATCATTGTTGGTGGCGGTGGTGCCGGCATGCGTGCTGCGCTGCAGCTGGCTCAGGGTGGCCACAAGACCGCAGTAGTCACCAAGGTCTTCCCGACTCGTTCGCATACCGTTTCCGCTCAGGGTGGCATCACTTGCGCAATCGCTTCGGCTGACCCGAACGATGATTGGCGCTGGCATATGTACGATACCGTCAAGGGCTCCGATTACATCGGTGACCAAGATGCTATCGAGTACATGTGTTCCGTAGGTCCGGAAGCGGTGTTCGAGCTTGAGCACATGGGCTTGCCGTTCTCCCGTACTGAGCAGGGTCGCATCTATCAGCGTCCGTTCGGCGGCCAGTCCAAGGACTTTGGCAAGGGTGGTCAGGCAGCTCGTACCTGTGCTGCGGCAGACCGCACCGGTCATGCTCTGCTGCATACCCTTTATCAAGGCAACCTGAAGAACAACACCGTATTCCTCAACGAGTGGTACGCGGTTGATCTGGTGAAGAATCAGGATGGTGCAGTTGTTGGCGTAATTGCCATTTGCATCGAAACCGGTGAAACCGTTTACATCCGCTCCAAGGCTACCGTTCTCGCTACTGGCGGTGCCGGTCGCATCTATGCGTCCACCACTAACGCGCTGATCAATACCGGCGATGGTGTTGGCATGGCGTTGCGTGCTGGTGTGCCGGTCCAAGATATCGAAATGTGGCAGTTCCACCCGACTGGTATTGCTGGCGCTGGCGTTCTGGTAACCGAAGGTTGCCGTGGTGAAGGTGGTTACCTGATCAACAAGCACGGCGAGCGTTTCATGGAGCGTTATGCTCCTAACGCGAAGGATCTGGCGGGTCGTGACGTCGTTGCACGTTCGATGGTCAAGGAAATCCTGGCTGGCAACGGGTGTGGTCCAGATGGCGATCACGTGATGCTGAAGCTGGATCACCTGGGTGAAGAGGTTCTGCATAGCCGTCTTCCGGGTATCTGTGAGCTGTCGAAGACCTTCGCACACGTAGATCCTGTGACTGCTCCGGTGCCGGTTGTGCCGACCTGTCACTACATGATGGGCGGCATTGCCACCAACATCCATGGTCAGGCCATCACTCAGGATGCCAACGGCAACGACACAATCATCGACGGTCTGTTCGCCGTAGGCGAGGTGGCTTGCGTATCCGTGCATGGTGCCAACCGCCTGGGCGGTAATTCGTTGCTCGACCTGGTCGTGTTCGGCCGTGCTGCCGGTCTGCACCTGGAGAAGGCGCTCAAAGAAGGTGTCGAGCATCGTGGCGCTAGCGAAACCGATCTGGATGTCGCCCTGAGCCGCCTTGCCGGTCTCAATGAGCGCACCACTGGTGAAGATGTTGCGCCGCTGCGCAAAGAACTGCAGAGCTGCATGCAAAACTACTTCGGTGTATTCCGTACTGGTGAATACATGCAGAAGGGCATTGCTCAGTTGCAGGATCTGCGTCAGCGCATCGCCAACGTCAAGATCTCGGACAAGAGCCAGGCGTTCAACACCGCGCGCATCGAAGCGCTCGAGCTGCAGAACCTGCTGGAAGTTGCCGAGGCCACAGCGATTGCTGCGGAAAACCGCAAGGAATCCCGTGGTGCGCATGCTCGCGAAGATTTCGAAGAGCGTGATGACGAAAATTGGTTGTGCCACACCCTGTACTTCCCGGGTGACAAGCGCGTTACCAAGCGTGCCGTGAACTTCGCTCCGAAGACCGTTCCGGCATTCGAGCCCAAGGTTCGGACTTATTGA
- the fliS gene encoding flagellar export chaperone FliS — protein MYAMAAMKQYQQVGVQAQVGEADPHRLIQMLMQGGLDRIAQAKGAMEREAYAEKGVLIGKAINIIGGLRDALDKDVGGELADNLDRLYEYMTMCLFEASRHNNIDKLNEVGRLLGEIKLAWDQIAPKG, from the coding sequence ATGTACGCAATGGCAGCAATGAAGCAGTACCAGCAGGTCGGGGTTCAGGCTCAGGTAGGCGAGGCCGATCCGCATCGCTTGATTCAGATGCTGATGCAGGGCGGTCTGGATCGTATTGCGCAGGCCAAGGGCGCCATGGAGCGTGAAGCCTATGCCGAGAAGGGCGTGCTCATTGGCAAGGCGATCAACATCATCGGCGGGCTGCGTGACGCGCTGGATAAGGATGTCGGTGGAGAGTTGGCAGACAACCTTGACCGCCTTTATGAATACATGACGATGTGCCTGTTCGAGGCCAGCCGGCATAACAATATCGACAAGCTGAACGAAGTAGGCAGGCTGCTGGGCGAGATAAAACTCGCCTGGGATCAGATTGCCCCGAAGGGTTGA
- a CDS encoding flagellar protein FlaG — protein MPSSRPEAGLSALGAENEAGKAEQKPDVGEAVERIRTQMQALQRNLNFSVDDSTGEVVVQVLDGESGKVVRQIPSEDLLRLAERLDEMRSLLFEATA, from the coding sequence ATGCCCAGCTCCCGTCCGGAGGCTGGGCTTTCGGCCTTGGGCGCAGAGAATGAAGCCGGCAAGGCCGAGCAGAAACCGGATGTTGGCGAGGCGGTAGAGCGGATTCGCACGCAGATGCAGGCGTTGCAGCGTAACCTCAACTTCAGCGTGGACGATTCCACCGGCGAAGTGGTGGTGCAGGTGCTCGATGGCGAATCAGGCAAGGTAGTACGGCAGATTCCTTCCGAGGATCTCCTGCGGCTGGCCGAGCGCCTGGATGAAATGCGCAGTCTATTGTTCGAGGCTACTGCCTGA
- the gltA gene encoding citrate synthase, translating to MADKKAQLIIEGAAPVELPVLTGTVGPDVIDVRSLTSTGHFTFDPGFMSTASCESKITYIDGDKGILLHRGYPIEQLAEKSDYLETCYLLLNGELPTTEQKAKFVDTIKNHTIVHEQLKSFLHGFRRDAHPMAVMCGIVGALSAFYHDSLDINNPQHREISAHRLVAKMPTIAAMVYKYSMGQPLMYPRNDLNYSENFLHMMFNTPAEIKPISPVLAKAMDRIFILHADHEQNASTSTVRLAGSTGANPFACIAAGIAALWGPAHGGANEAVLTMLDEIGDVSNVEKFLAKAKDKNDPFKLMGFGHRVYKNFDPRAKVMKQTCDEVLGELGINDPQLELAMKLEEIALNDPYFAERNLYPNVDFYSGIILKAIGIPTSMFTVIFALARTVGWISHWKEMIASGQKIGRPRQLYTGHTKRDLPR from the coding sequence ATGGCTGACAAGAAAGCGCAGTTGATCATCGAGGGCGCTGCCCCCGTCGAACTGCCCGTTTTAACCGGTACCGTAGGGCCTGATGTAATAGACGTACGAAGCCTGACCTCCACGGGTCACTTCACCTTCGATCCCGGCTTCATGTCGACCGCCTCTTGCGAGTCCAAGATCACCTACATCGATGGCGACAAGGGCATCCTGCTGCATCGTGGCTACCCAATCGAGCAACTGGCGGAAAAATCCGACTACCTCGAAACCTGCTACCTGCTGCTGAACGGCGAATTGCCGACCACCGAGCAGAAAGCCAAGTTCGTCGACACCATCAAGAACCACACCATCGTTCACGAGCAGCTGAAGTCGTTCCTTCACGGTTTCCGTCGCGACGCTCACCCGATGGCTGTGATGTGCGGCATCGTCGGCGCCCTGTCCGCCTTCTACCATGACTCGCTGGACATCAATAACCCCCAGCATCGTGAAATTTCCGCACACCGCCTGGTCGCGAAGATGCCGACCATCGCGGCCATGGTCTACAAGTATTCGATGGGCCAGCCGTTGATGTATCCGCGCAACGACCTGAACTACTCGGAAAACTTCCTGCACATGATGTTCAACACACCGGCCGAGATCAAACCGATCAGCCCGGTGCTGGCCAAGGCAATGGATCGCATCTTCATCCTGCACGCCGACCATGAGCAGAACGCCTCCACCTCTACCGTCCGCCTGGCAGGCTCCACCGGCGCCAACCCGTTCGCTTGTATCGCAGCCGGCATCGCTGCACTGTGGGGGCCGGCACACGGCGGCGCGAACGAAGCCGTGCTGACCATGCTGGACGAGATCGGCGACGTCTCGAATGTCGAGAAATTCCTGGCCAAGGCCAAGGACAAGAACGATCCGTTCAAGCTCATGGGCTTCGGTCACCGCGTCTACAAAAACTTCGATCCGCGCGCCAAGGTGATGAAGCAGACTTGCGACGAAGTGCTCGGCGAGCTGGGTATCAATGACCCACAGCTGGAGCTGGCAATGAAGCTGGAAGAGATCGCACTGAATGATCCCTACTTCGCTGAGCGCAACCTGTACCCGAACGTCGACTTCTACTCCGGCATCATCCTCAAGGCGATCGGTATTCCGACCAGCATGTTCACCGTGATCTTCGCGCTTGCGCGTACTGTCGGCTGGATTTCCCACTGGAAGGAAATGATCGCCTCCGGCCAGAAGATTGGTCGTCCGCGTCAGCTGTACACCGGCCACACCAAGCGTGACCTGCCGCGCTGA
- a CDS encoding succinate dehydrogenase iron-sulfur subunit: MLQVSVYRYNPDQDEKPFMQDFQVNTDGKDLMVLDVLALIKEQDQGFSYRRSCREGVCGSDGMNINGKNGLACITPLSAVVKGNKLVVRPLPGLPVIRDLAVDMSIFYKQYEKVRPYLMNDTPPPAIERLQSPEEREKLDGLYECILCACCSTSCPSFWWNPDKFLGPAASLQAYRFLADSRDTETENRLAGLDDPFSVFRCRGIMNCVDVCPKGLNPTKAIGHIRNMLLQSGT, from the coding sequence ATGTTGCAAGTGAGTGTTTATCGCTACAATCCCGATCAGGACGAAAAGCCGTTCATGCAGGATTTTCAGGTCAATACCGATGGTAAAGACCTGATGGTTCTCGACGTCTTGGCTCTGATCAAGGAACAGGATCAGGGTTTCTCCTATCGTCGCTCCTGCCGTGAAGGCGTGTGTGGTTCCGATGGGATGAATATCAACGGCAAGAATGGTCTGGCTTGCATCACTCCGCTGTCCGCTGTGGTCAAGGGCAACAAGCTTGTCGTCCGTCCGTTGCCAGGTCTGCCGGTAATTCGTGACCTGGCGGTCGATATGAGCATCTTCTACAAGCAGTATGAGAAGGTGCGTCCGTATCTGATGAACGATACGCCTCCTCCGGCGATCGAACGTCTGCAGAGTCCGGAAGAGCGCGAGAAGCTGGACGGTCTGTATGAGTGCATTCTGTGTGCTTGCTGCTCGACCAGTTGCCCGTCCTTCTGGTGGAATCCGGACAAGTTCCTCGGTCCGGCTGCGTCGCTGCAGGCCTATCGCTTCCTGGCCGACAGCCGCGACACCGAAACCGAGAATCGTCTTGCCGGTTTGGACGATCCGTTCAGTGTGTTCCGCTGCCGCGGTATCATGAACTGCGTTGACGTTTGTCCGAAAGGGTTGAACCCGACCAAGGCAATTGGTCACATACGCAACATGCTGCTGCAGAGCGGTACTTGA
- the fliD gene encoding flagellar filament capping protein FliD, with protein MAGVTGIGSGIDIDSIVKSMVAAERAPKESQLANLEKKTTTQITAVGALKSAISDFQTALRGLNKPELFQARSATSSKSDLVGVTAGTTAGAGSYQVEVKELATSSKVALAAVKSTAEAPARFGSGSLEIKLGNEGSFSITVDESNNTLAGIRDAINKQGAEKGVTATIVTDDQGARLVLSSSKTGADKDITVGASPSGVAGEGQQSLSVLAFDGVEPDDDAGPRILAQAQSSVITVDGLTVTSETNKVEGAIEGVTLDLKAKTAKDEPLTINVAEDKAGVKKQIQSFVDSYNKLIGVINEQTKVTSVGDGKAPVTGALVGDATARTLLGTIRSELTNVQGEGALRALADLGITTQKDGTLKIDDDKLSKVMDSNFAELPALFTGEKGIATRLDEKLKPYTETGGILEQRNKVMTETISNIDKQKEDLNRRMTSLQDRLFKQFNAMDLLVGQLANTSSSLLASLENLPWAANNSKR; from the coding sequence ATGGCAGGCGTAACAGGTATTGGTTCGGGCATCGACATCGACAGCATCGTAAAGAGCATGGTCGCTGCCGAGCGTGCGCCCAAAGAGTCGCAGCTCGCCAACCTCGAAAAGAAGACCACTACGCAGATCACTGCAGTTGGCGCGCTGAAAAGCGCGATCAGTGATTTTCAAACTGCCCTTCGCGGCTTGAACAAGCCGGAGCTGTTTCAGGCACGTTCAGCAACGTCGAGCAAGTCGGACCTGGTAGGTGTTACCGCTGGCACAACGGCCGGCGCGGGGAGCTATCAGGTTGAGGTTAAGGAGCTTGCAACCAGCAGTAAGGTTGCATTGGCTGCCGTGAAAAGTACGGCAGAAGCACCCGCGCGCTTTGGAAGTGGCTCACTGGAGATAAAGCTCGGCAATGAGGGCTCGTTCTCCATTACGGTCGATGAAAGCAACAATACATTGGCTGGCATACGCGACGCCATCAACAAGCAGGGCGCTGAAAAAGGCGTAACGGCAACCATCGTTACCGACGATCAGGGCGCTCGCCTGGTGCTGAGCAGCAGTAAGACGGGGGCGGATAAGGACATCACTGTTGGAGCCTCGCCGTCCGGGGTAGCAGGTGAAGGCCAGCAAAGCCTGAGTGTTCTGGCGTTCGATGGCGTGGAGCCAGATGATGACGCTGGGCCTCGCATCCTGGCCCAGGCTCAAAGTTCGGTTATTACCGTAGACGGGCTCACAGTCACCAGCGAAACCAATAAGGTCGAGGGCGCCATTGAGGGCGTCACGCTCGATCTAAAAGCCAAGACAGCCAAAGATGAGCCGCTGACCATCAACGTCGCGGAAGACAAAGCGGGCGTTAAAAAGCAGATCCAGTCTTTTGTCGATAGCTACAACAAGCTGATCGGCGTGATCAATGAGCAGACGAAAGTTACCAGCGTGGGTGATGGCAAGGCGCCGGTCACCGGTGCTCTGGTGGGTGATGCCACGGCGCGAACCTTGTTGGGGACGATTCGCAGCGAGTTGACCAATGTGCAAGGTGAAGGCGCCCTCCGTGCGCTGGCCGACTTGGGCATTACCACGCAGAAAGATGGCACGCTGAAAATCGACGATGACAAGTTGAGCAAGGTAATGGACAGCAACTTTGCCGAGTTGCCGGCGTTGTTCACGGGTGAAAAAGGCATTGCCACTCGCCTAGACGAGAAGCTGAAGCCCTATACCGAAACGGGCGGCATTCTTGAGCAGCGCAACAAGGTAATGACCGAGACGATTTCGAACATCGACAAGCAGAAGGAAGATCTTAATAGGCGCATGACCTCGCTGCAGGATCGCCTGTTCAAACAGTTCAACGCGATGGACTTGCTGGTGGGTCAGCTCGCCAATACATCCAGCAGCCTGCTTGCTTCTCTGGAAAATCTGCCCTGGGCAGCTAATAACTCCAAGAGGTAA
- a CDS encoding flagellar protein FliT — translation MSSKARLFADFTERLRNALANGDWEGIAALDDDCSALIATLQDEDAADAELREAIEAMAEVYAKLQAAGRSERERLAQELTKLSQGKQVTQAYKPLG, via the coding sequence ATGAGTTCAAAAGCACGCCTTTTCGCCGACTTCACTGAGCGGTTGCGTAATGCGCTAGCAAACGGGGATTGGGAAGGGATCGCCGCTCTGGACGATGACTGCAGCGCTCTGATTGCGACTTTACAGGATGAAGATGCAGCGGACGCTGAGCTGCGTGAAGCGATCGAGGCGATGGCCGAGGTATACGCCAAGCTTCAAGCGGCGGGACGCTCGGAGCGCGAACGGCTTGCGCAGGAACTCACCAAGTTGAGCCAGGGCAAACAGGTGACACAGGCCTATAAGCCGTTGGGCTGA
- a CDS encoding DMT family protein, with protein sequence MPVWLQTAALLCCSNLFMTFAWYGHLKSLNGKPWLIAALISWGIAFFEYMLMVPANRIGYTELSIGQLKIMQEVITLMVFVPFSVLYMQQPLKLDYLWAGLCMVGAVYFIFRS encoded by the coding sequence ATGCCTGTCTGGTTGCAAACCGCCGCCCTACTCTGCTGCTCCAACCTCTTCATGACCTTCGCCTGGTACGGCCACCTGAAGAGCCTGAACGGCAAACCCTGGCTGATCGCCGCACTGATCAGCTGGGGCATCGCCTTCTTCGAATACATGCTGATGGTGCCGGCTAACCGCATCGGCTATACCGAGCTGTCGATCGGCCAGCTAAAGATCATGCAGGAGGTGATCACGCTGATGGTGTTCGTGCCCTTCAGCGTGCTGTACATGCAGCAGCCATTGAAGCTGGACTATCTATGGGCAGGGCTTTGCATGGTCGGAGCGGTCTACTTCATTTTTCGCAGCTAG
- a CDS encoding pyrimidine/purine nucleoside phosphorylase, with translation MFKVNEYFDGTVKSIAFDMTEGPATIGVMAPGEYEFGTAQLEVMHVVAGSLDVKLPSSDAWETFASGSRFTVPANSKFQLKVKVDTAYLCEYR, from the coding sequence ATGTTCAAGGTCAATGAGTACTTCGACGGCACCGTCAAATCCATCGCCTTCGACATGACTGAAGGCCCGGCCACGATCGGCGTCATGGCGCCAGGTGAATACGAGTTCGGCACCGCCCAACTGGAAGTCATGCACGTAGTTGCCGGCAGCCTGGACGTGAAACTGCCGAGTAGCGACGCCTGGGAAACCTTCGCCAGCGGCAGCCGGTTCACCGTGCCGGCGAACAGCAAGTTTCAGCTGAAGGTCAAGGTGGATACGGCTTATCTTTGCGAGTATCGCTAA